Genomic window (Luteibacter yeojuensis):
GCGCGGGAATGATTCGATCTTGGTCGAGTGCAAGACCAGCCGGGCCGACTTCTTCGCTGACCGTGCCAAGACGTTCCGCCGTGAGCCCGAGCGCGGCATGGGGGCGCTGCGCTATTTCCTCGCGCCCGAGGGTGTGCTGAAGGTTGACGACCTTCCGCCTCGCTGGGGGCTCTTGGAGTCTCGTCCGCGTGGGGTCCGGTTGCTCGCGGGCCCGAACCCGAAGACGTGGAGCGGAGCATGGGGTGAATTCCATCACACCGAGCGCGCGCACCAGTCCGAGATGGCGATGCTCCTGTCGGGCATGAACCGCTTGCGCCTGAGTCTCGGTGATGCGGAATTCCGTCGCTTGATCCACCTGCCATTCGCCGAGCGACAAGCCGAGATCGACGCTCGTGTCGCCGCCAACGATTCCACCTCGCTCCGGAGCGCAGCATGACCACCTTCATCGCCCTCGCATGGGCCATCGTTGGCATTGGCGGGTTCATCTACTGGTGGACCCGAACCGAAGACCTGACCACCGACGTTGTGCCAGTGGCCATGCTGTTCGGCAGCATTCTTGGTCCGCTTGCCTGGGGCGTTGGCTGGTTCATCCACACCGAGTCTCGTCAACACAAGATCCTCATCAAGCGCCGCTCGCCCAAGGACCCGAAATGACCACCTTCACCAACGACAAGCCCACCTTCCGCGAGCGCGTCTTCGCCCTGGCCGGCCACTCGACGTACAGGGAGCCGACCGGAGGCGGCACGACGCACCTGCGCGCGATTCCGGCCGACCACATGATCGCCGCGGCCCTGAGCTTCGGACGCAGGAGTGTACGGAACTCGTCCGGCGTCTTCGTGCCTGATGCCAACGACGTCGGACCAGACATCGCCATCGACATGGCGACGGGCATCGCCGGCCACTATGGACGTGTCTGTGCCGCCCTGGGACGCGCCCTGAGCGCCGACCGCTCGGCGCTGGTACGTCGCAATCGCCAGCACATCGGGCACGTCGCCATGGCCGCCTACAGCGTCGTGCTGGGCCGCGCGTGCCCGCCGTGCCCGGATGGGGTCACGGATGAGGACTGGGGAGATCTGGTGGCCGCCGGCGCGCTTGTGCTGGAGCGGCTGGCCGAGGACGCTCTCTCGCTTGCGGCGCGGCGTGCGCGGAGGGTGGCGTGATGGTCTTCGTGGCGGTGTTTAGTGCCGCAGTAGGCTACTGGATCGCCATGTGCCAGCACGCAAAGCGCACTGACCGTGCCATCGCCAAGCTTGACACGTTGCGCGAGACCATTGCGCGCGAGCGCTTGTTGCGGCGTCTTGGCGAGCCTGAGCCGCTGAAGTGAAAAGCGGCGCCGTAGACGACGCCGCTGCCTTTCACCTCATGGGATCCACCCCCAGTCATGCATGATGCTGACCAGCCTAGCTATGAGAAGCAGGGTCTACAGGTGGTTTGACCAACGGGCCTTTGTCTAGTTCGACATTTTCATCCTCAGGGTTTGGGAGTCGGCGCAAGTAACACGCCGGGGTCGTCGCCGACCCGTTCAAAGTATGCCACCGCTTGACAACGTTTCGACCTGCGCGAAACTTCCATCATGGAATTGCTGTGACTTTATCGATCCGAGCTTCTAGACCGGGTCGATGATTAGGGCGCAAGCCCGGCGGTAGCCCGAAAGGGCCGAAGCGTGGTGGACTGGCGTTCGAAAGAAAGCAGCATCTACCGTTTTGAGCGAGGCGCGATGGCGCCGGCAGGCCCTCCAAGCCAGGCACGAAGGGTTCGAATCCCTTGCTTCGCTCCAGTTTGCGGTGAATTCCCAGTGCTGACTGGGCAGCGAGATCGGCCGATGCGAGCTCGGCGGCGTAGCGACGGGACCGGCGACGAGGTTCGATACCTTGACCCGGCGCAAGCGGGAGATCAGCACCCGCCACCGCAGTTGTTTCACGAGCCCGGCCTAGCGCCGGGCTTTCTTTTTGGGGCGAGGGTGCTGGCCCGGCCGTAGGTTGCCGGACGCCTGCAAACGTTGCAGCGTCACCCTCGCCCCAAATCCCTTGAGCCGGCCGACGCCACTGGCGCCGCAGCCCCGTTGATTCGGGCGCCGGACCTATTGAGGCACCACCATGGCCCAGACCCGAATCGGCTCGCTAGCCGAAGCGGCGGCGAATATTGCTGTTGGCTTCGCGATCAACTGGACGGCGAACATGGTCGTCCTGCCCGCGTTCGGGTTCCATGTGACTGGCGCGCAGGCGTTCCACATCGGCCTGGTCTTCACGGCCATCAGCCTCGTGCGCAGCTACGTGCTTCGGCGCTGGTTCAACGGCCTGCGCTTCGGGCATAGCGCGGAGGTGGCGAAGTGAACGCGCCGGAGAGTAGGGCATGGGCGTTGTACTGTGCGGAAACGTCCGGTAGCGCCGACGTGCGAGACTTCTGGTCCGAGCTTCCGGCGCACGTGCAGAAGCACTACCTATCGCGGGTGTCCACCTCCCTCCCCACCGATGCCGCCGAGCGCAAGGCCGCTCCCATGGCCGAGGGCCTGCTCTGGTACTTCCCGAACGCCCTGGCCGAAGTGGCCCGCGTGAGCAAGGCCGGCAACGACCAGCACAACCCAGGTCAGCCGATGCACCATGCGCGCGGCAAGTCCACGGATCATGCCGACTGCATCATGCGCCACCTCGTGGATGCCGGGACCATCGATACCGACGGACAGAGGCACAGTGCGAAGGTGGTCTGGCGTGCTCTGGCACTTCTCCAGGAAGAGCTTGAGCGAGATCTTGGACTGCCGTTGCCGAGGAATGCGCGGGCGGCTGAGTCAGTGGCTCCCGTTCTCGCTGACGCCTTCACGATCTTGACCGATGGCACCGTGGTCATGAACGCCAAGATTGGCACCGAGCACGCACCGTGATCTGCCCCAAGTGCCAAGCCGACGCCGCCATCCGCAACGGCGCGGGGCGCATCAAGTGTCGCGCATGCGGCGCAAGCAGTAACGCGCCGATCACACGCACGGAGGCCGAAGTCTCCGAGGCGATGCAGGCGCGCCGTGGCTGGGCTCCCGATCACGGCATCACGACGCCGCTTCCACTGGGGCAGAAGCTCCGTGGCACCTCAACCCTGGTCGACAAGCGCACGGGTGAGACGGTCCTTCAGTGGATCAAGTCATCGGAAGACGCCGAAGAGCAGGCCGAAGCCATGCAGGCGGCTATTGCCGCCATGGGCGAGAAGATCCCGCGCGAGAAGCCGCGGCGCGCTCCCGCGGTCTGCAATACGGACCTGCTGAACTGCTATGTCCTGACCGATTACCATCTTGGCATGCTGGCCTGGGGCGAGGAGACCGGGGCAGACTGGGATCTCGGCATCGCCGAGGACATGCTGGTCGATTGGTTCGCCGCGGCCATGGCGCAGTCGCCGGCGGCTGAGGTTGGCGTCTTCGCCCAGCTCGGCGATTTCCTGCACTGGGATGGCATGGACGCGGTAACTCCCACGAGCAAGCACCTGCTCGACGCCGACACCCGATTTCAGAAGCTGGTGCGCGTCGCCATCCGCGCGATTCGCCGGGTGATCGGCTTGCTTCTCGAGAAGCACCAGCGCGTGCACGTCCTGATGGCCGAGGGCAACCACGACATGGCGTCCTCCATCTGGCTGCGCGAGTGGCTGCGCGCCATTTACGAGAACGAGCCGCGGGTGCACGTGGACGTGAGCCCCGATCCCTACTACTGCGTCGAGCACGGCAAGACCGCGCTGTTCTTTCATCACGGGCACAAGAAGCGGCCGGCGCAGATCGACACGGTGTTCGCTGCCAAGTTCCGCGAAGTGTTCGGCCGCACCGAGCACGCCTACGCGCACATGGGGCACCTGCACCACATCGACGTGAAGGAAACGAACCTCATGCTCGTCGAGCAGCATCGCACCTTGGCCGCGCCTGATGCGCATGCCTCGCGCGGTGGTTGGTTGTCTGGCCGCGATGCCCAGGTCATCACCTACTCGCGCCGCTTTGGCGAGGTGGGTCGTGTGCGGGTGTCGGCGAAGATGCTGGAGGCTGCGTGATGCGCGTAGCAGTAGCTGTTGCATTCGCGCTGTGTGGGCACATGACATTGGCTTTCTGGCTGCTTCTTTGGAAGGCACTGGACCCATGACCGACACCGACGACACCTACGTTCCCGAGCCGGTCGCACTGGCAGACGGCGACGTCCTGATCGCCGATCCCATCGAGTTCTACGAACTCACCAACTCCGTCGCTGCCATGGTGCGCGATGGCGTCCTCTTCGTCCTCTGTCGCGACACCCTCAAGTGGGTGAATGTCGAGGCGATTCACAATAAATCGCGAGCCAAGCTCGCCACGGTAGCGAGCAACTGATGCGCAACGTAGTAGAGGGAGCCAGTGTCGGCTATGCGGTCACGTACTTGAGCGGCATTCTCGCCGGGTTCCCGTGGGACAAGCTGGCCTCTGGCCTGACTGCTGTGTGGTTCGCGATTCTGATCGTGGACAAGGCGTACCAGAAGGCCAAAGCATGGTTGGCTACACGTAAGCAGGCGCCGGCGTGAAAGCCCGCCTCGTCTCGGCCGCTGTTGCGCTCATCGCCGGCGGCCTGATCGCCAAGTACGAGCCGTCGGCCACGCCCACCAAGCCATATTGGGATCCGTGGGGCAAAGTCTGGACGGTATGCGACGGGCATACCGGCGACGTGGACCCGAAGCGCACCTACACGGCCGACGAATGTAAGGCGTTCCGCGACGCTGACATCGCCGTCGCGAACGAGGCGGTCAACCGCTGCCTGCCTATGCCGAAGCTGCCGCAGATCGAGGGGGCGCTCACCGACGCGGCCTACAACTTGGGCCCGCAGGTCGTGTGCGGATCCACCCTTCAGCGCAAAGCACTCGCAAACGACTGGCCGGCCGCGTGCGCAGAGCTGGACAAGTGGCGCATGGCCGATGGGCGCGTTCTGCCCGGTCTGGTTCGCCGGCGCAGTGATGACCGCGGCGTCTGTGAGGGTAGGGCGGTCGTTGACTACTACGAGCAGTGGCTGAAGGAGAAAGGGGCGTGATCATCAAGACCGGCGGCATTTCGAACACTGAGAGTGAGCAAACCGGACGGATCGTGAACCGGGAGAAGGGCTCCACCGACTGCATCACGCGCGACGTCGTGGACGGCTTCTGATGAACCTCGAACGCTACGCCTCCCGCAAGTTCCTGATCGCCTGTGCCGCCTTCCTAGCGGGCGTCGCGTTCTTCGCGCTCGGCATGCTGACGGCCGACCAGTGGCTCACCCACTGCGAGTGGGTGCTCGGCCTCTACATGGCGGGCAATGTCGGTGACACCGCCGTTACGCCGAGGGCGACGACGTGAGGCTGCTACTCGCCCTGGTGCTCATGCTGACCGCGGCGTGCACCATGGACCCCGTCACCCGTGCGCACGACGCGACTGTTCACCTCCTCATCAATGGCGATAGCAGCTGTAGCGGGACCATTGTCGGCCCGAACGCCGTCCTGACTGCCACGCACTGTCTCGACTGGCCCTACACGCTGAGCATCTACGGCCAGCCGGTGCGCGTGCTGGGGGCGGTCCTCGATGGGAACGATCACACGATCCTGATCGTCGATCGGCGGTTCGCGACTTGGGTACGTATCGATCGGGCGCCTGAGCCCGGTGCTCGCGTCTTCATGTTCGGGAACCCGGGAAGCCTGACCGACCAGTACCGGAATGGGTACGTCAGCGGCTTGGCCGCGGTCGATGGCGTGCTGGTCACGACGTACAACATGAGCATTTTCTACGGCGATTCCGGCTCCGGGATATTCAACGACAGCGGTGCGCTGATCGGCGTTGTGTCGACGGTGTACTCCATGACCCGGGGCGTGCAACTGACGTTCGCATGCAGTCTCCCGCTCGCCTTTACCACCGAACAACTGCGCGAGGTGATGTGATGCACGTCTTCCAGGTGGTCTTCTGCCTCGTGGCCCTGGCGGTCATCGCCGTCTGCGTGTACTCGGGCAAAGGCCCGGACTCTCCGGCATGAAGTGGGTCAAGTGGGGCCTCGTTGTGGCAGTGGCAGCCGGGCTATTCGGACTCGGCCATCACATGGCGGCGGCGGACGGAGCCGAGCGCATCGCCACGCTCAAGGCCACCTACGCCGAGCAGGCGAAGACGGCCGCTGATGCCGCCCTTGAGCGAGAGCGCAAGCAGGCCGCCGACTTCGCCGCAACCGCTCAACAGTACGAGAAGGACAAAGCCGATGCGAAAGCCACTTCCGACCGCGTTGTCGCTGATCTGCGTAGCGGCGCTCTCCGCCTGCGCGACAGGTGGGCAACCCAAGTGCTTGCCGGTCAAGCCGCAGTTGCCGCCGGTTCCGGCCAGCCTGATGCAGGCGCCGACGACAGAGCGGCAAGTGCGGGACGAATTGTTCGTGCCGCGGCCCAGTGCGACGCGCAAGTCCGTGGGCTCCAAGACATTTTGAAGGCCGAGCGCGCCGACGAATCACTTTCCCCAAGCAAGGAACGACCATGAAAGAGCAGTACATGACGCTCATCACGCCGTGTAACGTGGCTATCACGATGGCCGAGCAGGGCAACAACGTGGACGCGCTACTGGAGGCGATCAGCCTGAAGCTGGCTGTTCTCGCCGCCGCCGAGGCGGCGCCTCGTGGCGCTGGCGGACGAACGCTTGGCGATGTGGTGGAGAACATGGTGCGATCCTCAGTTATGCAAGCCAAGGGCGCCTCTAGCGAACGTGGCGCGGATGGAGCGAGCAGCTTCGGTCCCCACTTCGGAGGCGTCACCCCGTGCTGAGCAGCCTGAAGAACCTCCTGGCCCGCCAGCGCGCCGCCGTCACCGGCCTGACCTTCGACCAGGCGCCCGAGTTGTTCAAGGACATCGAGTCCACCAAGGCGTGCATGCGCATGGCGGGCCAGAAGATCCCGCCGGCAGTGGCGCGATGATCGAAGCCGCTGCGGCAAAAGCATAGATATTCGAGAACGAACCCAGACCGCGCGCACACCAAGTCCGTGAGGTTCTGATGCGTCCCTACGGGAAACCATCCCACTCAAAGGCAAACAACAATGAAGAAGCTTCTCTTGGAAGTATCCAGCCTTGGCACTTCGACGTCCGGCGAATCGCTGCCGTATGAAGTGGAAATCCACGGACAGACTGTTTCCGGTCGACTCAGCGGAAAGTGCGAAACTCCGTATCGCCGTTTTGTCGCCTATATCGACGACGGCATGGACTATCGCCTGAAGACGAGCGATGCGCGCCTCAGCCTGACCACGGTCGAGCACGCGTGATCGAACGACTCCGCGCCGCCTGGGCCGCCCTTCGCGGCGGCCTTGTTCTTTCCGGCCACGGCTGGGTGGTCGTGTACGTCACGCCGCTCAATACATCGGCCACACGCTGGGACGGACTGACCATCGAGGACGCCGCCAAGCTGCTCTATCAGGGTGGCGATGCACTCGTCGACCGTATCTACGGGCACACAACGATTCACTGAGATGACGGACGAAAAGAAGAAGCCCCGGACGGGGCCGAGGACCTGGGCCAAGGGCAAGTCGGGTAACCCGGGCGGCCGTTCGCCGCGCGTGGGGCCGAATGGGGAGAGCATCGCGGAGCTTTGCCGCGGCATGACGCTCGAACTCGTTAATCGCGCGCGCGATATCGCACTGAGCCCGGCCACCGAGCCGAAGGACGCGCTTACGGCCATCTTCGGCCTGTGCGACCGCGGCTGGGGCAAGCCCAAAGAATCTGTCGACATCGACGCGAACGTCAAGGGGTCCGGCGTGCCGGTGATTAAGATCGTGCGCGTGTCGGCGGACGATGCCGCAGATTGAGTTGACGCCTCCCCAATTCGAGTTCGTCACGGCCGAGGACCAGTTCCCCGCCATGGTCGCCGGATTCGGTAGCGGGAAGACGCACGCGGCCATCATCCGGACGCTAACGAAGAAGCTCCAGTACCCGGGCCAGAACGTGGCGTACTACCTGCCGACGTATGACCTCGTGAGGCGAATCGGGTTCCCGCGCTTCATGGAAGCGCTGGAGAGCATGGACATCAAGTTCAAGCCGAACAAGAACGACGCCATTCTCGCCATCCCAGGCGCGGGCGAGATCATCTTTCGCACCATGGACACCCCGGAGCGCATCATCGGCTACGAGGTGGCTGATTCCATCGCGGACGAGCTGGACACGCTCCCCGAGGAGCAGGCGCGCGCGGTGTGGACGAAGATCATCTCGCGCAACCGCCAGAAGAAGCCGGACGGCTCACTGAACACCGTGGGCGTGGCGACGACGCCAGAGGGCTTTCGCTTCGTCTACGACCGCTGGAAGCGTAACCCGGACAACGCGCCGGGCTACCGGATCATCAAGGCGTCGACCATGTCGAACGCCAAGAACCTGCCGCCGGGCTACATCGAGAGCCTGCGCGCCACGTACCCGTCGAACCTCCTGGCGGCCTATCTGGACGGCGAGTTCGTCAACCTCGTGGCCGGGTCGGTATACCCCGAGTTCGACAGGTCGCTCAACGCCAGCTCGGAGACGATCAAGCCAGGCGAGCCCCTGCACGTGGGCATGGACTTCAACGTGGGCAAGATGTCCGCGGCGGTTCACGTCCTGCGCGGCGACGATCCGCACGCGGTGAAGGAGTACACGGGCGTGCTGGATACGCCGGCTATGTGCGCGCTCCTGAAGCGCGAGCATCCCGGCCATTCGATCATGGTCTATCCCGACGCCAGCGGACAGGCGCGCAAGAGCAACAACGCCAGCGAGTCCGATCATGCCATCCTGCGCGCGGCCGGCTTCAGTGTACGGGTGAATGCGACCAACCCGCGCGTCAAGGATCGCGTTCTGTCCGTCAACGCCATGGTCCACAAGGAAGGCAAGCGCCGGTATCGCGTGAACCCCGAGACGTGCCCCGAACTCGTCGAGTCACTGGAAAAGCAGGCTTACGACAAGCACGGCGAGCCCGATAAGGCCGGCGGGCTGGATCACATCATCGACGCGGCCGGGTACTTCCTCGTGTACCGCTACCCCATTCAACACCGCGTTGCCGTCGTGCAACCCCTGAGGCTCTGAAATGCCAACTGCCGTACACGAGTGCTCCCAGGCCATCCTTGAGGCGCGCGAAGACTGGTGCATCACCGAAGCCCTGCTCGCTGGAACGCGCGCCATGCGCAAGGCTGGCAAGCGCTTCATGCCCCGCTGGCCGAACGAGGAGGACGCGGCCTATGAAGCTCGCCTTGCGACGGCGACCCTGTTCCCGGCCTATCGGCGTACCGTGGGCGTGATGGCCGGCAAACCGTTTTCCAAGCCCCTCACGCTGGGTGACGCGAGCAAGGCCGTGCTGGACCAGTGGAAGCCCTGGATCGACGACATCGATCGCGCGGGCGTGAGCCTCAACGTCTTCGCGGCCGAGATGATGGCCGAGGCCATCGGGCACGGCCTGTGCGGTATCTACGTGGATGTGCCGAAGGCCGCTGCCGTACCGCGCACCGAGGCAGGCGTAACCACACGCGCGGCCGAGACCGCAGCCGGGCTCCGTCCGTACTTCGTGCGTGTGCGCCACGACCAGATTCTCGGCTGGAAGCTGGACGAAGAGGGCCGGCTCGCCATGCTCCGTTGGCAGGAGTGCGTCGAGGTCGAGGACGGCGACTACGGGACGAAGGTCGTCGACCGCGTTCGTGTGCTTCGTCCGGGCTCATGGGAGCTTCATGAGCGCGGGGGTGATGCCGGCGGCTACCAGATCGTCGATCAAGGCACCACGAACCTCTCGGCTATCCCGTTCGTGCCCGTGTACGGCCAGCGCGTGGCGACCATGATCGGCCGGCCGCCCCTGATGGACCTGGCGTACCTGTGCGTGAAGCATTGGCAGTCCCAGAGCGACCAGGACACGATCCTGCACGTGGCGCGGGTGCCGATACTGGCCGTCATCGGCGTGGACGACGAGAAATGGCAGTTGACCGTGGGCGCCTCCACGGCGGTCAAGCTCCCGCTTCAGGGCGACATGAAGTTCATCGAGCACACCGGCGCGGCCATCAAGGCCGGCGCCGACTCGCTGACGGCACTGGAAGAGCAGATGATCCAGACTGGCGCCGAACTGCTTGTGCAGAAGCCGGGCCAGCGCACGGCGACCGAGGATGCCAATGACGCCGAGGGCAACAAGTGCGACCTCCAGCGCATCACCGAGAGCTTCGAGGACGCACTCGATCAAGCGCTCGTATTCGCCGGGCAGTACATGGGCATCGAGGCCCCGCGTGTCACGCTCTTCAAGGACTTCGCGGCCGCCACGCAGAGCGACGCCAGCGCGCAGCTGATTCTCTCGCTCCAGCAGGGCGGGCTCATCACGCGCCAGACGGCCATTCGCGAGCAACAGCGCCGCGGCGTCCTCTCTGCGGATATCGACCCCGAGGTCGAGGCCGAGGAGGCGCAGAACGAGGTATCGTCGGCCATGCCAGAGCCCAGCAGCCTGGGCATCGCAGCATGAGCACCATAGCCTACCGCGATGGCATCATGGCGGCTGACACACGAGCCTATGGCGGACGAGGCGAGCCAACGCCGGGCCGAAAGGTGAAGGTGCATAGGCTCGACGACGGCTCGGTGGTCGGGCTAAGCACGGCCACCATCGGTCTGTCTGAACGCTTTGTGGCGTGGCTCCGCGATGGCGCCGACCCGTCCAAGATGACGGACAAGATCGACATCCGCGTCATCATGGTCAAGCCGGACGGCAAACTGTACGTTGCCGATGACAGCCCATACTTCGCCGGACCGATTGACACCGAGTTCTACGCCATCGGATCCGGCACGTGCTATGCCATGGGTGCGATGTCCATGGGCGCCACGGCGGAAGAAGCTGTACGCGTTGCCTGCGAGCATGACCCCCATACGGCGGCGCCCATCATGGTCGAACGCCTGTAATGGCCGCCGCCAACGCGGTACTCCAAGACCGGGCCATCGACCACGCCCACGACCTACTGCGCTACAGCGCGGGCGTCGTGCGGCGCATGATAGCCGTGCTGAACCGGACCGATGCAAGCCTCGTGGCGCAGCTGTCGCAGGCTTTGCTTCAGATGGAGCGCGAGACCTTCACGGTGGAGCGCCTGGAGGCCTTGCTCGGGTCGGTGAGAAGGCTCAATGCCGACGCCTACGCGGCCGTGATGCAGGCGCTGGAGCCCGACATGCGCGGCTTGGCCAGGGTCGAGGCTACGGCCGAGCTGGCAAGCTACAAAGCGGCCGTGCCAAGCGTTGCGCAGGTACGCTTTCCCATCGCCGGCGTGTCCGCCGAGCAGGTCTACGCGACCGCCTTGTCGCGGCCGTTTCAGGGACGCTTGCTGAAAGACTGGGCGTCGAATCTCGAGAGCGGCCGCCTGACGATCATCCGCAATACCGTGCGCACGGGCTACGTCGAGGGGCGGACGACCGCGGACATCATCAAGACCATCCGCGGAACGAAGGCCGCTGGGTACGCCGACGGCATCCTCGCTCGCCCGCGGCGCGAGTTGGCTACGGTCGTTCAAACGGCGTTGAGCCATACTGCGCAGACGGCACGGCAGGCGATGGTTGATGCCAACGCCGATCTGGTGAAGGCCGTGCAGTGGGTAGCGACGTTGGACACGCACACGACGAAGGAGATATGTCTTCCTCGTGACGGATTGAAATACACGGCAGACGATAAACACAAACCTATCGGACATCGATTCCCGTGGCTCGGCGGCCCTGGTCGCGCGCACTTCTGCTGCCGAAGCATAAGCGTCCCTGTTCTTAGGTCATGGCGCGAGCTAGGCATAGACGTAGACGATATGGCACCTGCAACCAGGGCTAGCATGGACGGCCAAGTGCCAGCCGGAACAACGTACAAGGATTGGTTTGAGTCGCAATCCGCTGCTCGTCAAGATGAAATCCTTGGTCCTGTGCGAGCGAAGTTCTATCGCGAGGGGCGCGTAACCGTTGACAAATTCTACGACGACAAGGGACGATTCTTGACATTGTCTCAGCTTGAGGCAAAGTTGAAGGCCTGAAACAAGGCGGGCCGAGTCACTGCTCTAACAGTGATCGGCCCTGACCACGACCTAATTGGAGTAGGTGATGGCTGACGACATTTTATGCACGTGCCAGGCGTGCGGTAAAGCATTCTCTGGAAAGGCGGGAAAATCGAATAAGTTCTGCCAGGTGACCTGCTACCGCAGCGCTCAGCGCGCCGGCGAATACAGGAGGGGTCATGGCCCTGACTTCCCGCGAGCGCCGTGTTATTGCTGTGGAGCTGTCACGGCTAGGTACCCATCCAGGCGGCGGAACGGCGAGCAGTCTGACAGAGTGTTCTGCTCTCGCGCGTGTTACGACAAGAGCAGGGCGGATAACCGTGGCTTCTGTAGGCATTGCGGAAAGAAGGTCCCCGTAAAGTCGGCGAAATTCTGTTGCATGACCTGCAAGGTGGCGGCCAAGAGGCCAGCGCCGTGCACGTGTAAAAATTGTGGCGTTAAATTCACGGCCATAACATGGCGCGGCGATCAGATGATCGCCTTTTCAAGCGCGAAGGTATGCTCGCCTGCGTGTGGCAATGAGTGGATACGGCGGAACCCGGAACGAAAGCGGAAGATCAGCGAGGCGTTTCGCTTAGATCGTCATCCAGCGTGGCAGGGCGGAAGTCACCGGCAGGGATTCCGCGGCCACGAGTGGGAGACGATAAGTGAGATGGCGAGAAACCGCGCGGGGCGATGCTGCGAGCATTGCCATATGAGCGAGGCTGAGCATCAAGAGAAATTCAAGATGCGGCTTAATGTGAATCACAAGGAGCCGTTTCATCAGCACGCAAACAAGTCGCTCGCGAATCGCCTCAGTAATTTAGAGGCACTGTGCAAGTCGTGCCACACACGAGCCGACTGGAAATGGCGCAAAGAGCACCCGATGCAGGCTGTCCTCAATTTCCGGGCCGCCTGAGCCGAATAGCGCAACGCATTCGACTCACCCATCCGTCGGCGATTCATCGCCACGAACCTCGATGCCGTGCTTGTGCAGCAGCGCATCGACCTGAGCATTGACCCAGTCGTAATCGTCCGACCCGGCGCACTCGATCGCAAAGTCCGCTTCGCTCGCGAAGGCATTCCAGAACTCGTCATCGTCCGGGTATTCGGCGCGGAGCCGGGGCAGGGCGCCATCTAGCGCCTCAAGGCGCGCGGTAAGCTGTTCGCGGGT
Coding sequences:
- a CDS encoding DUF7220 family protein — encoded protein: MAQTRIGSLAEAAANIAVGFAINWTANMVVLPAFGFHVTGAQAFHIGLVFTAISLVRSYVLRRWFNGLRFGHSAEVAK
- a CDS encoding dATP/dGTP diphosphohydrolase domain-containing protein, whose translation is MRDFWSELPAHVQKHYLSRVSTSLPTDAAERKAAPMAEGLLWYFPNALAEVARVSKAGNDQHNPGQPMHHARGKSTDHADCIMRHLVDAGTIDTDGQRHSAKVVWRALALLQEELERDLGLPLPRNARAAESVAPVLADAFTILTDGTVVMNAKIGTEHAP
- a CDS encoding glycoside hydrolase family protein, which translates into the protein MKARLVSAAVALIAGGLIAKYEPSATPTKPYWDPWGKVWTVCDGHTGDVDPKRTYTADECKAFRDADIAVANEAVNRCLPMPKLPQIEGALTDAAYNLGPQVVCGSTLQRKALANDWPAACAELDKWRMADGRVLPGLVRRRSDDRGVCEGRAVVDYYEQWLKEKGA
- a CDS encoding trypsin-like serine peptidase, whose protein sequence is MDPVTRAHDATVHLLINGDSSCSGTIVGPNAVLTATHCLDWPYTLSIYGQPVRVLGAVLDGNDHTILIVDRRFATWVRIDRAPEPGARVFMFGNPGSLTDQYRNGYVSGLAAVDGVLVTTYNMSIFYGDSGSGIFNDSGALIGVVSTVYSMTRGVQLTFACSLPLAFTTEQLREVM
- a CDS encoding lysis system i-spanin subunit Rz, which codes for MKWVKWGLVVAVAAGLFGLGHHMAAADGAERIATLKATYAEQAKTAADAALERERKQAADFAATAQQYEKDKADAKATSDRVVADLRSGALRLRDRWATQVLAGQAAVAAGSGQPDAGADDRAASAGRIVRAAAQCDAQVRGLQDILKAERADESLSPSKERP
- a CDS encoding terminase large subunit domain-containing protein produces the protein MTPPQFEFVTAEDQFPAMVAGFGSGKTHAAIIRTLTKKLQYPGQNVAYYLPTYDLVRRIGFPRFMEALESMDIKFKPNKNDAILAIPGAGEIIFRTMDTPERIIGYEVADSIADELDTLPEEQARAVWTKIISRNRQKKPDGSLNTVGVATTPEGFRFVYDRWKRNPDNAPGYRIIKASTMSNAKNLPPGYIESLRATYPSNLLAAYLDGEFVNLVAGSVYPEFDRSLNASSETIKPGEPLHVGMDFNVGKMSAAVHVLRGDDPHAVKEYTGVLDTPAMCALLKREHPGHSIMVYPDASGQARKSNNASESDHAILRAAGFSVRVNATNPRVKDRVLSVNAMVHKEGKRRYRVNPETCPELVESLEKQAYDKHGEPDKAGGLDHIIDAAGYFLVYRYPIQHRVAVVQPLRL
- a CDS encoding DUF4055 domain-containing protein produces the protein MPTAVHECSQAILEAREDWCITEALLAGTRAMRKAGKRFMPRWPNEEDAAYEARLATATLFPAYRRTVGVMAGKPFSKPLTLGDASKAVLDQWKPWIDDIDRAGVSLNVFAAEMMAEAIGHGLCGIYVDVPKAAAVPRTEAGVTTRAAETAAGLRPYFVRVRHDQILGWKLDEEGRLAMLRWQECVEVEDGDYGTKVVDRVRVLRPGSWELHERGGDAGGYQIVDQGTTNLSAIPFVPVYGQRVATMIGRPPLMDLAYLCVKHWQSQSDQDTILHVARVPILAVIGVDDEKWQLTVGASTAVKLPLQGDMKFIEHTGAAIKAGADSLTALEEQMIQTGAELLVQKPGQRTATEDANDAEGNKCDLQRITESFEDALDQALVFAGQYMGIEAPRVTLFKDFAAATQSDASAQLILSLQQGGLITRQTAIREQQRRGVLSADIDPEVEAEEAQNEVSSAMPEPSSLGIAA
- a CDS encoding phage minor head protein, whose protein sequence is MAAANAVLQDRAIDHAHDLLRYSAGVVRRMIAVLNRTDASLVAQLSQALLQMERETFTVERLEALLGSVRRLNADAYAAVMQALEPDMRGLARVEATAELASYKAAVPSVAQVRFPIAGVSAEQVYATALSRPFQGRLLKDWASNLESGRLTIIRNTVRTGYVEGRTTADIIKTIRGTKAAGYADGILARPRRELATVVQTALSHTAQTARQAMVDANADLVKAVQWVATLDTHTTKEICLPRDGLKYTADDKHKPIGHRFPWLGGPGRAHFCCRSISVPVLRSWRELGIDVDDMAPATRASMDGQVPAGTTYKDWFESQSAARQDEILGPVRAKFYREGRVTVDKFYDDKGRFLTLSQLEAKLKA
- a CDS encoding HNH endonuclease; this translates as MARNRAGRCCEHCHMSEAEHQEKFKMRLNVNHKEPFHQHANKSLANRLSNLEALCKSCHTRADWKWRKEHPMQAVLNFRAA